From the genome of Sinanaerobacter sp. ZZT-01:
GATGATCTTTTCTTTAAATCATTGGCCTTGTGCTACGACGCTTTGGACGATCAAAAAGGAAACACAGAGCTGGAAATGGACGGGAATCTCTTTCCTTGTACCAACGGCAACGGGAATGGTCGTGTGCTTTATCGTTGCACAGACGGTTAGATTGCTTGGTCTGGTATAAGTGGAGACATATTAAAAACATGCATTTGTTAACTGTTTAAGTATAACAGATGCATGTTTTTAAAGTTTTTATACTAAGAAAATGGTAATAATTATGCTATAATAAATATGCTTTATGCAACAAAATCAGCATATTTGATTTCGGATGCATTAATTGCACCGAAAAAGCCAATCGGATCAATGATTTGCACTTATGATATAATTTTATTTATAATAATTTTTAAAATAGCAGTTTAAAGTATGCCTTCTGGATTCGCTGCCTGTGAAGAGAAGAGGAATTGTAATAATTCGTGCGTTTTGGTTCATAATTCTATTATACGATAAAAACAATTGATTAAAAAAGTTTTGGCAGGTAAACGAAACAGAAGGCTGTAAAAGAAGATTAGGTTGAAAGAATTTCAATCAACCGCTATCTTTTCAAAGTTGATAGGGTCATTTGTGTCGGTAGCAAGAATGGAGATTAAAAATGAAATCACTTGAAGGGAAAGAAAAGCTTTTTCGGAGTTCACCTTTGTTTTACGGCATGGATTCAGATGAGATTAAAAAATGTCTGGGATGCAGCCAAGCCTATTTGAAAAACTATAAGAAAGAAGAAGTCTTGTTTCACGAAGGAGATATTCCTGAATATTTATTTATGCTGCTTGACGGAGCCGTTACGATTTGCCGTCACTCTATTTCAGGAAAGAGAACTGTAATCACGACATTTCATAAGAGAGGTGAATTATTCGGAGAAGTATATTTATTTCTGAAAGAAACCAATTATGATTCGTTTGCAGTTGCGACTAAGGACTCTCAAGTGCTGAAAATTCCGAAACGGTTTTTTTACCATACGTGCGGAGAAATGTGTTCACACCATGAGAATCTGATTAAGAACATGCTTGCAATCCTGGCAGGGAAAGCGCGCTTTTTAAATAAAAGGGTGCAGATGATGGCAAGCGGCAGTCTTCGTCAAAAAGTAGGAAAAGTTTTGCTTGAAAATGTACAAGCAGATGGCACGGGGTTCTTGAAGATGAATCGGGAAGAACTGGCAGATTATCTGGGGGCTACAAGGCCTTCGATCTCTAGAGAGTTAATGAAAATGAGAGAAGAGGGGCTTATTGAGGTATCCGGTAAATGGTTTCGATTGCTTAACCTTTCTGAGATGGAAGAATATTTGTAAATTTATTGGTTACAATTTCTATTATAGTAACTGATGTTACAGATTATTTGTAAGCATATTGTTATGCTTACCTTAAAAGGAGGCGATACCATTGAAGAAGAATTTAAAGAATATTGATTTTTCAACTGTCTTACCATTTGTGGAACAGACAAACTATTTGCCCGGTCAAGTGGTGAGTAAGACTCTTGCTCAAAATGAAGCTGTTAGTCTCACATTATTTGCTTTTGACAAAGGAGAGGAAATCAGTACGCATGCTTCTGAAGGGGATGCATTAGTACTGCTCTTAGATGGTGCCGGAGAAGTGACCATAAATAACGAAACCTTTCAACTGAAAACGGGAGACTCAATCGTTATGCCGGCAGGTCAGCCACATTCTGTATATGCACCGGAACGTTTTAAAATGTTTTTAATCGTAGTATTTCCAAAAAGAGAGGAGAATTTAGAATGAAAGCAAAAGTTAACGAAGGCTGCATTGGGTGCGGTCTATGTGAAGGAATCTGCCCGGATGTATTTCGTATGGGGGCAGATGGTGTTGCAGAGGTGTACGGTGAGGTGACACCGGATCAGGAAGAGCGTGCGATAGAAGCAAAAGAGAGCTGTCCGGTTACAGTCATTGACGTAAAATAGAGTTGCGTATTGTAGGCGAATGATAAAAAAGTGGAAATGGGAATCAAGGATTCCCGTTTCCACTTTTTTAGGTGCAGAAAGGCTTGTTAAATCACATGGTATTCCTTTAATAATTTTTCGATTTCTGTTCCTTTAATTTTCTTTAGAATTTCTTTTAATGCAATTTTTTCTTTAAAACCAAGTTGCATTTCTGTTATTTTTTTCCCATCACGTAATTGTACCGAAGCTTTAAGAAGGTCACGAAGATCATAAACACTTCCCCAAACCTCAGGAACACCACGGTCAATGTCTAAAAGTGTGTAGACAGCTTCCATACCGGTACGGATGGAGTATTCCGTGGTAAAAATGGTGTCACGTGCTGTTTCAGCAAACTGACCGAGGAATGCAAAGTTGACGGCTTTTTCAGGGACAACCAAAGGACGATCTCCTTTTTCGCGAGGCATAAAGAAAGCGGTAACATACGGCATCATGCAAGGTATGGTGTTGGCACTTTTTTCAGAAAGCTCCGGGATTTCAGATTCCGGCACTCCTATGTGATAGAGCCATTCCATACAGATTTCTTTACCAGTGCATTCACGCATTGTTTTTTTGATGTAGTTGCCGGGCTTATTACTGAAAAGTCCGTAGACCCAGCCGACCAGCTGATCTTTCGGCTGCGAACGGAACTGTGGCTGGCGGTTAAAAGTCCAGCTCAAAAGCCAATTGGAGTCTTTCACGGTAACAATGCCTCCGGTCACGACTTTTCCGGAGAAAGGATCCCGTTTGCAGATTTTTTGTATATAAGGCGGAATCTTATCATCGAGAGTGGTAACGGTAGCACTCATCCAGTTGCTTTGTTCCGGATCATAACAAAATTTATTCGGATTTCCGAAAGAAGAATCTTGAGCAGCAATCTTACGCCACATATCCCATCCGCCGCCTTCTTTAATTTCCGTGTGGAAAGGTGCGGGCTCATTCTGACTGCCGAGGGAGGAATTTTCAACACACCCGCCATTGGTAATAAAGAGAAGGTCGTTTTCTGTGAGTTCAATGTTTTTTTCTTCGTCACCATGGTTGACTACAATACCTTTTGCTGCTTTTTTATCTGTATTTACATCAAATTTTACATTAATAACCTTCGTATCATATTGAAACTGAACATTATGAGATTCCAGATAGCGAATCATTGGCAGAATCATAGATTCGTACTGATTATATTTTGTAAAGCGCAGTGCAGTAAAATCGGGAAGCCCTCCCACATGGTGGATAAAACGTCTGAGATACAGTTTCATTTCAAGTGCAGAATGCCAGTTTTCAAATGCAAACATAGTGCGCCAGTATAACCAGAAATTAGAATTCAAAACTTCATCGCTGAAGTATTCGTCGATTCGTTTATTGTAAAGTTCGTCATCAGAAGTAAAGAACAGGTGCATGATTTCCATAGAACCCTTGTCCGAAAGGTCGAACTTTTTGTCTGTATGTGCATCTTCGCCGCAATGAACCGTTGCACGCATCAGAGAATAATTCGGGTCCTTTTTATTTAGCCAGTAGTATTCGTCTAAAACGCTGATTCCTTCTGTTTCAATCGAAGGAATGGAGCGGAACAAATCCCACATGCATTCGAAATGATTGTCCATCTCCCGTCCGCCACGCATAACGTAACCCAAATTTTCATAGAGATATCCGTCACATGCACCGCCTGGAATTGGATCTTTTTCTAGGATGTGCACCTGATCTCCTTTCATCTGTCCGTCACGGACAAGAAAACAAGCAGCTGCCAGTGCGGCAAGGCCGGAGCCTACAATGTAGGCTGATTTTTGGTCAACATTTTCTGGTTTTTGTGGGCGTGCAAACGCCTCATAATTACCGCTGGAATAATACATAATAAAGTTCACCTCCGTTTATTTTTAACTCTATTTTCATTTTAGCAAAATTAGCCAGTGAACGGAACAAAGAAATAAAGAAATCAGGGAATAAGTCCATTGTGAAAACTTTATTACAATGCAATGATAATGTGATAAGAATTTTGTTGACATAAGACCGAAATCAGATATAATGTAGTGGCAAGAATAGTTAAATAACGAATACCATCAAGGTGCCTCATGTGAGGAGAATAGGGAAGAGCGGTAAAAGCCGTCGCGGACCCACCACTGTAATTGATGACAAAGCCCACAAGCCACTGGATGTTTTATCCGGGAAGGGAGGGCGGCGGATGAATCATGAGCCAGGAGACCTGCCTTGATAGAGACAAGATAGAATAGGGAAATTCAGATTTTGTCATGTATACATATAGATTCCAAAAATGGGAGAATCTTTTAGTATTTTTTTACTAATGGGTTCTTTTTTTTATACCCATAGACACCTTTCTGGGGGTTTTCTATTCAATGATAAAAAAGAAAGGAGGTGAATTGTTTGTTTATGTCTGTATTCGGTCTTTTCATTGCTACGCTGATTCTAAGCTTAAAATCCGGTTTGATACTGGGAATGTCGCAAAGAAGTGCGAAGCAAATGGTACTTATTTCTCTTTCCTTTGCAATTTGCTTAGGAATTTTGGTTTTGCTCTTTGAGCCAATGCAAGGCATGATGGTTGATATATTAGATAAATATACCTTTGCAGGCTCTGTTCTAATGGCGCTTTTTTTAATTTATTTAGGAATAAATGGAGAGGAATGTAGTGCTTGTAGTGAAAGAAGCACTTATAAAAATAATATTATAGTTTTATTGCCCTGCCCGTTGTGTCTGATCGCATTGGCACTGACAGTGATTTTATTAGGCCCGCCTTTGAAATTGCCGCCCGCATGGCTGGGATGGGCGACCGCTGCTATCTTTTTTATCCTGCTGCTTCTCGTTTCTTTCGGGATAAGAAGGTTGATGAAAACAATATCCATTGATGCAGAATCCATCCTAAATACTTTTTTGCTGATTCTAGGTACCTTTACTTTATGCTGTGGCTTGTTTATTCCCAGTTTAGTTCAATCCATGGCGACACAATTTTCGCCGATTACCTTAGAATCGGGACGATGGACTTTAAGTGCAGTGGCAGGAATGGTTGCGTTACTCATAGCAGGTTATGTAAAACATACTTTTATTGAAAAAGAAGGAGAAAGAAACAAATGACAATTCCAGGTTCAGAGTATTTGACAAAGATAATTCATGCAGCATCACAGTGTTTATTAATCCCTGTGATTATAGGACTAATAATACTTTTGATTTATGGGTTAATGGAATTAGGGAGCTTTCTGGGGGAAAGAAGAACAAGAAAAAAGAGGAAATCCTTTCAATTACTAGAGACAGCAATTAATACAGAATCGGAATTCCCATGGCAGGGGAATCAGATAAAGCAAATCATAGAAAAGAGTTGCTTTAGTA
Proteins encoded in this window:
- a CDS encoding Crp/Fnr family transcriptional regulator, with the translated sequence MKSLEGKEKLFRSSPLFYGMDSDEIKKCLGCSQAYLKNYKKEEVLFHEGDIPEYLFMLLDGAVTICRHSISGKRTVITTFHKRGELFGEVYLFLKETNYDSFAVATKDSQVLKIPKRFFYHTCGEMCSHHENLIKNMLAILAGKARFLNKRVQMMASGSLRQKVGKVLLENVQADGTGFLKMNREELADYLGATRPSISRELMKMREEGLIEVSGKWFRLLNLSEMEEYL
- a CDS encoding cupin domain-containing protein; the protein is MKKNLKNIDFSTVLPFVEQTNYLPGQVVSKTLAQNEAVSLTLFAFDKGEEISTHASEGDALVLLLDGAGEVTINNETFQLKTGDSIVMPAGQPHSVYAPERFKMFLIVVFPKREENLE
- a CDS encoding ferredoxin, whose product is MKAKVNEGCIGCGLCEGICPDVFRMGADGVAEVYGEVTPDQEERAIEAKESCPVTVIDVK
- a CDS encoding oleate hydratase — translated: MYYSSGNYEAFARPQKPENVDQKSAYIVGSGLAALAAACFLVRDGQMKGDQVHILEKDPIPGGACDGYLYENLGYVMRGGREMDNHFECMWDLFRSIPSIETEGISVLDEYYWLNKKDPNYSLMRATVHCGEDAHTDKKFDLSDKGSMEIMHLFFTSDDELYNKRIDEYFSDEVLNSNFWLYWRTMFAFENWHSALEMKLYLRRFIHHVGGLPDFTALRFTKYNQYESMILPMIRYLESHNVQFQYDTKVINVKFDVNTDKKAAKGIVVNHGDEEKNIELTENDLLFITNGGCVENSSLGSQNEPAPFHTEIKEGGGWDMWRKIAAQDSSFGNPNKFCYDPEQSNWMSATVTTLDDKIPPYIQKICKRDPFSGKVVTGGIVTVKDSNWLLSWTFNRQPQFRSQPKDQLVGWVYGLFSNKPGNYIKKTMRECTGKEICMEWLYHIGVPESEIPELSEKSANTIPCMMPYVTAFFMPREKGDRPLVVPEKAVNFAFLGQFAETARDTIFTTEYSIRTGMEAVYTLLDIDRGVPEVWGSVYDLRDLLKASVQLRDGKKITEMQLGFKEKIALKEILKKIKGTEIEKLLKEYHVI
- a CDS encoding DUF2162 domain-containing protein, yielding MSVFGLFIATLILSLKSGLILGMSQRSAKQMVLISLSFAICLGILVLLFEPMQGMMVDILDKYTFAGSVLMALFLIYLGINGEECSACSERSTYKNNIIVLLPCPLCLIALALTVILLGPPLKLPPAWLGWATAAIFFILLLLVSFGIRRLMKTISIDAESILNTFLLILGTFTLCCGLFIPSLVQSMATQFSPITLESGRWTLSAVAGMVALLIAGYVKHTFIEKEGERNK